From Carya illinoinensis cultivar Pawnee chromosome 5, C.illinoinensisPawnee_v1, whole genome shotgun sequence, one genomic window encodes:
- the LOC122309133 gene encoding pentatricopeptide repeat-containing protein At1g26900, mitochondrial, producing the protein MPRLQTFRLLNPKHYSTLLQDQKLISLLKSCKLISETSQIHSFMVKTGLDRVPFTLSKLLACSIPDMEYAASIFNHIKHPNLYMFNTMLRGYSTGDDPNKAFEVFNHVRAQGIMLDQFSFITKLKACARVFAIGTGQGIHGVVVRSGHGLFINVKNTLLHLYCVCGRIGDAHKLFDEFPQENDLVSWNTLMGGYLHSSQPTVVFGLFWQMCSSGLRASVTTVLSVLSAAGDFGNLRGGESLHGHCVKVGFCSDLNVVTALIDMYAKTGNVELGRRTFDEVTEKDVVLWNCVIDKYARSGMEEKAVALLLDMKVRRVRPNSSTLAGLLSACAASGTINLGRCIYDYVQEEEMVLDAVLGTALVDMYAKCGFLEEAIDIFQRMESKDVKSWTAMISGYGIHGQARNAIVLFYRMEGEGFRPNEVTFLAVLSACSHGGLVTEGMRCFERMVCVYGLSPKVEHYGCMIDLLGRAGLLEEAYKLIKSLPIRSDSTAWRSLLAACRVYGDVKLGKCVKTVLVDMYDEQHPTDSILLSNTYAIAGRLPEERRMLEMKVKYKSLGTEEEKMTMKEAGCSIIEMDSRW; encoded by the coding sequence ATGCCGAGGCTGCAAACATTCAGACTTCTTAACCCAAAACACTACTCTACGTTGTTACAGGACCAGAAGctcatttctcttttgaaatcTTGTAAGCTTATATCAGAAACCTCGCAAATCCATAGCTTTATGGTCAAGACTGGCCTTGACCGTGTCCCTTTCACCCTGAGCAAGCTTCTTGCGTGCTCCATTCCAGATATGGAATATGCAGCCTCCATTTTCAATCATATAAAACACCCAAATTTGTATATGTTCAATACGATGCTTCGGGGCTATTCCACTGGTGATGACCCAAACAAAGCttttgaagtttttaatcaTGTGAGGGCTCAAGGAATTATGCTAGACCAGTTCTCTTTTATTACCAAACTTAAAGCCTGCGCCCGTGTATTCGCCATTGGTACTGGGCAAGGGATTCATGGGGTGGTTGTGAGATCTGGGCATGGGCTATTTATCAATGTAAAGAATACGCTTTTGCATTTATATTGTGTTTGTGGGAGGATTGGGGATGCTCATAAGTTGTTTGATGAGTTTCCTCAAGAAAATGACTTGGTTTCATGGAACACTTTGATGGGTGGCTATCTTCATTCGTCACAACCAACTGTGGTATTTGGTTTGTTCTGGCAAATGTGTAGCAGTGGTTTGAGAGCCAGCgtcaccacagttttgagtgtTTTGTCAGCTGCCGGTGATTTTGGAAACTTGCGTGGAGGGGAATCTCTTCATGGGCATTGCGTTAAAGTTGGCTTTTGTTCTGATTTAAATGTTGTTACTGCTTTAATTGATATGTATGCAAAAACTGGGAATGTTGAATTAGGGCGCAGGACTTTTGATGAAGTTACTGAAAAGGATGTTGTATTATGGAATTGTGTGATAGATAAGTATGCAAGAAGCGGCATGGAAGAAAAAGCGGTAGCTCTACTACTCGATATGAAAGTTCGAAGAGTGAGGCCCAACTCATCTACATTGGCAGGATTGCTTTCAGCTTGTGCTGCCTCTGGAACCATTAATCTAGGCCGATGTATCTATGATTATGTGCAAGAGGAGGAAATGGTGTTGGACGCAGTTCTAGGAACAGCTTTAGTTGATATGTATGCTAAATGTGGGTTCTTAGAAGAGGCCATTGACATTTTCCAAAGGATGGAGAGCAAAGATGTGAAATCTTGGACAGCTATGATTTCGGGTTATGGCATTCATGGGCAAGCGAGAAATGCTATCGTGCTGTTCTACAGGATGGAGGGTGAGGGTTTTAGACCTAATGAAGTCACTTTTTTGGCGGTTTTAAGTGCTTGTAGCCATGGAGGGCTGGTGACAGAGGGCATGAGATGTTTTGAGAGGATGGTATGCGTGTATGGCCTGTCACCAAAAGTTGAACACTACGGATGTATGATTGATCTTTTAGGTCGTGCCGGGTTACTGGAGGAAGCATACAAGTTAATCAAGAGCTTGCCCATAAGGAGTGATTCTACGGCATGGCGATCGCTACTTGCAGCTTGTAGAGTCTATGGGGATGTTAAATTGGGGAAATGTGTGAAGACGGTGTTAGTTGATATGTATGATGAACAACACCCCACTGATTCGATCCTTCTCTCAAACACTTATGCCATTGCTGGAAGGTTGCCGGAAGAAAGAAGAATGCTGGAAATGAAAGTGAAATATAAGTCACTAGGAACTGAGGAAGAAAAGATGACGATGAAGGAAGCTGGATGTAGCATAATTGAGATGGATTCTCGGTGGTAG
- the LOC122311108 gene encoding PH, RCC1 and FYVE domains-containing protein 1-like has translation MADTQRGGLVEKDIEQAIAALKKGAHLLKYGRRGKPKFCPFRLSNDESILIWYSGREEKQLKLSHVSRIIPGQRTAIFRRYPRPEKEYQSFSLICNDRSLDLICKDKEEAEVWFVGLKALITRGNYQKWRGESRSDSASSDSPHSRMRRNSPSITPFDPGDNEGIRLENVPLTRLGKAFCDIISYTAATKESVSNSTLSSAAVENSNAQSLVAVEASRVSLSSAVSSSSHGSGHDDFGSLGDIFIWGEGIGNGMLGGGMHRVQSSHSFMIDALVPKALDSKVPLDVHNIACGGRHAILVTRQGEIFSWGEESGGRLGHGVEADFSHPKLIDTLSGMNVELVACGEYHTCAVTFSGDLYTWGDGTHNSGQLGHGSEASHWIPKKVGGLMEGIHVSNVSCGPWHTAIVTSAGQLFTFGDGSFGALGHGDHSSTNIPREVETLKGQQTMKVACGVWHTAAVVDVQNESSVSGPSGHSSWGMLFTWGDGDKGRLGHGDVEPRLLPECVAALVNENIHQLACGHNLTVVLTTSGQVYTMGSTAYGQLGRPVSDGKVPGRVGGKIADSSIDEISCGSYHVAVLTSKTEVYTWGKGSNGQLGHGDYDHRNTPTLVNFLKDKQVKNVVCGSNFTAVVCLHEWVSSADHSVCSGCHNPFGFRRKRHNCYNCGLVFCKACSSRKSLKASLAPNMNKPYRVCDVCYAKLKKAMEFGPILRIPKAKSANIHHKLNDMVDKESHGLNLRTTLSRMSSFGSGTQSESKCSKPDMKVELHDSRVFPSLSGNFQFGGFFSSKVSHSLFRNSKKVSSVSLPGSRMPSQSTSPVSEKSTPARFSEEIVDYTKNRNDGLSQEIINLRVQVEDLTSKTQHLEAELEKTTQQLKEVTAIAIDEAGKHKSAKEAIKSLTAQLKETAERPPEEFMTKFSAGSIAGNTSNVLNQLSNMNHPPNRITSEAGSNENLTNRTLHNGTKPPSGKGEWVVHGDPGVYITLSSLPGGGTELKRVRFSRKHFTEEQAAKWWSEKGAKVCEELNARSSEQNVVGSPAFPGKKYASYHGFP, from the exons ATGGCTGATACACAGAGAGGTGGTCTCGTCGAAAAGGACATCGAGCAG gCCATTGCAGCACTTAAAAAAGGTGCACATCTACTAAAGTATGGACGCAGAGGGAAGCCAAAGTTCTGCCCATTCCGGCTTTCTAAT GATGAGTCTATACTGATATGGTACTCTGGAAGAGAAGAGAAACAACTTAAACTAAGTCATGTTTCAAGGATTATTCCTGGACAACGCACT GCAATATTCCGGCGGTATCCTCGTCCTGAGAAGGAATACCAATCATTTTCACTTATATGCAATGACAGGTCCTTGGATTTG ATTTGTAAAGACAAGGAAGAAGCTGAAGTTTGGTTTGTTGGTCTCAAGGCATTGATTACTCGAGGTAACTACCAGAAATGGAGAGGCGAATCAAGATCTGACAGTGCATCGTCAGATAGTCCGCATTCTCGTATGCGAAGAAATTCTCCATCTATCACACCATTT GATCCAGGAGATAATGAAGGGATTCGTTTAGAGAATGTTCCACTGACTAGATTGGGAAAGGCATTCTGTGACATAATATCCTATACTGCAGCCACTAAGGAATCAGTTTCAAACTCCACATTATCATCTGCAGCTGTAGAGAACTCAAATGCTCAAAGTTTAGTAGCAGTAGAGGCATCTCGAGTTAGTTTATCCAGTGCCGTGAGCTCATCGAGCCATGGGTCTGGTCATGATGATTTTGGTTCCTTGGGTGATATTTTCATTTGGGGGGAAGGTATTGGTAACGGAATGCTGGGTGGCGGTATGCATAGAGTTCAGAGTTCACATAGTTTCATGATAGATGCCCTTGTCCCCAAGGCATTGGATTCAAAAGTACCTCTAGATGTTCATAATATTGCTTGTGGTGGCAGACATGCTATCCTAGTCACAAGACAAGGGGAGatatttagttggggggaggagTCAGGGGGCAGGCTGGGGCATGGTGTAGAAGCAGATTTTTCCCACCCAAAGCTCATTGACACTCTTAGTGGCATGAACGTTGAATTAGTGGCATGTGGAGAATATCACACTTGTGCTGTTACATTTTCTGGGGATCTTTATACATGGGGTGATGGAACTCACAACTCTGGTCAGCTTGGGCATGGAAGTGAGGCTAGTCATTGGATTCCTAAAAAAGTAGGTGGTCTCATGGAGGGTATACATGTATCAAATGTCTCTTGTGGACCTTGGCATACAGCTATTGTGACATCAGCTGGCCAGCTGTTTACATTTGGGGATGGATCTTTTGGTGCCCTTGGCCATGGAGATCATAGTAGTACAAATATTCCTCGGGAAGTGGAAACTTTGAAAGGACAGCAGACAATGAAGGTTGCTTGTGGTGTTTGGCACACTGCTGCTGTTGTTGATGTGCAGAATGAGTCATCCGTTTCTGGACCTTCTGGTCACTCTTCATGGGGAATGCTGTTCACCTGGGGGGATGGAGATAAAGGTCGACTTGGACATGGTGATGTAGAACCTAGACTACTTCCTGAGTGTGTAGCCGCATTAGTTAATGAAAACATTCATCAACTAGCCTGTGGTCATAATCTCACAGTTGTTCTGACAACCTCAGGACAAGTATACACAATGGGTAGTACTGCATATGGACAGCTGGGTCGTCCTGTATCTGATGGAAAAGTTCCCGGTCGTGTAGGAGGTAAAATTGCTGACAGTTCTATAGATGAGATTTCCTGTGGTTCATATCATGTTGCAGTTCTGACTTCCAAAACAGAGGTTTATACTTGGGGAAAGGGTTCAAATGGGCAATTAGGCCATGGTGACTATGATCACAGAAATACACCTACCcttgtcaattttttaaaagataagcaAGTAAAGAATGTAGTTTGTGGTTCAAACTTTACAGCTGTTGTTTGCCTTCATGAATGGGTATCTAGTGCCGACCATTCTGTGTGCTCCGGTTGCCATAATCCTTTTGGCTTCAGAAGAAAACGTCACAATTGTTACAATTGTGGGTTAGTCTTTTGCAAAGCTTGCAGTAGCAGGAAATCTCTTAAAGCTTCTTTAGCTCCAAATATGAACAAGCCATATCGGGTGTGTGATGTTTGTTATGCAAAACTGAAGAAGGCCATGGAATTTGGACCTATTCTGCGAATTCCTAAAGCCAAGAGTGCAAATATTCATCATAAATTGAATGACATGGTAGACAAAGAGAGTCATGGTCTTAACCTACGGACAACTCTCTCCAGAATGTCATCTTTTGGCTCAGGTACTCAATCAGAAAGCAAGTGTTCAAAGCCTGACATGAAAGTGGAACTGCATGATAGTCGTGTCTTTCCCTCTCTGAGCGgaaattttcagtttggtggCTTTTTCTCTTCAAAAGTATCACATTCTCTTTTCAGAAATTCAAAGAAAGTGTCTTCAGTTTCCCTTCCTGGTTCTAGAATGCCTTCTCAATCAACATCTCCTGTTTCAGAAAAGTCAACCCCAGCACGGTTTTCTGAAGAAATCGTTGACTATACAAAGAATAGAAATGATGGTTTAAGTCAAGAAATCATAAATTTAAGGGTTCAG GTGGAAGATCTTACTAGCAAAACCCAACACCTTGAAGCTGAACTTGAAAAAACAACGCAGCAATTGAAGGAGGTCACTGCCATTGCAATAGATGAAGCTGGGAAACACAAATCCGCAAAGGAAGCTATCAAGTCTCTTACTGCTCAG TTGAAGGAAACGGCTGAAAGACCACCTGAAGAATTTATGACCAAATTTAGTGCTGGCTCTATTGCTGGAAACACCTCCAATGTTCTAAACCAGCTCTCCAACATGAACCATCCACCTAACAGAATCACTTCAGAGGCCGGGTCAAATGAAAATCTGACAAACCGAACTTTACATAATGGAACCAAGCCACCTTCTGGAAAAGGAGAGTGGGTAGTGCATGGTGACCCAGGCGTGTACATAACTTTGTCCTCCTTGCCAGGTGGTGGTACTGAACTGAAACGCGTTCGCTTCAG CCGGAAACACTTTACAGAGGAACAAGCAGCGAAGTGGTGGTCTGAAAAAGGAGCCAAAGTATGTGAAGAGCTCAATGCTCGTAGTTCAGAGCAAAATGTAGTTGGCAGTCCAGCATTCCCTGGGAAAAAATATGCATCATACCACGGTTTTCCATGA